From Diospyros lotus cultivar Yz01 chromosome 4, ASM1463336v1, whole genome shotgun sequence, a single genomic window includes:
- the LOC127800169 gene encoding uncharacterized protein LOC127800169: MEPNCRQIRRPRPELRCRKHPKHRQPAGGVCSLCLSEKLSQLSKRSSKYNIVATASSCSSSSSLSSLSSHYSSSEASPIHERRGMELNGKGFLSVLGKSRSMVAAYNRREGDGKKKEGFWAKLLRPRSKKMDRGGLVHSSTVRELRVH, translated from the coding sequence ATGGAACCCAACTGCCGCCAAATCCGCCGCCCCAGGCCGGAGCTCCGTTGCCGGAAGCACCCCAAGCACCGCCAGCCTGCCGGAGGTGTTTGCTCGCTTTGCCTGTCGGAGAAGCTCTCTCAGCTATCCAAAAGAAGTAGTAAATATAACATCGTTGCTACGGCGTCttcctgttcttcttcttcttctttgtcgtCCTTGTCTTCCCATTATTCTTCGTCCGAGGCTTCGCCGATCCACGAGCGGCGTGGAATGGAATTGAATGGAAAAGGGTTCCTTTCCGTGCTCGGGAAGAGTAGATCAATGGTGGCTGCTTATAATCGGAGAGAAGGGGatgggaagaagaaggaagggttCTGGGCGAAGTTGCTTCGACCCAGAAGCAAGAAGATGGATCGTGGCGGTTTGGTGCACTCGAGTACTGTGAGAGAATTAAGGGTTCATTGA